From a region of the Leptospira kmetyi serovar Malaysia str. Bejo-Iso9 genome:
- a CDS encoding LIC10025 family lipoprotein, whose product MKSYENKGNKSRVLFCVSICFFLFHCVQKKPQQAAYWKEYLSYQKNITNEYPVGGVRNALFGNLTSADESLLQEKDGILSINFYLQKTNHGFRNVLTTEKIPDNVPYQIHADYFPSLYKDQKTYRMKRKTISILPYYSYLDFFQHVDRLQNFLRSSSTDSNKFASVSSAHRYLCTVSHCDSGRMENSSWLLYELDDSTEAAFPQFYKRFHKLLNQVAYRITVFKSGEFLNGIELYNDGTKTYLKMPHVPAGYWSKPETLHVRVSAFVQVYGLKIDIRSLGYRLRFHSSKNYEKVTGEFSKLPEKKISGRFLQIFPPGMVNWFIPGDMDEYFDQLFLLLVEGSDGNGGNIFESESFRNGDKMKVILKSQAEIFRNRFAPFRSSNEKDDDPSFWDFLQKILMEDLT is encoded by the coding sequence ATGAAATCGTACGAAAACAAAGGAAATAAAAGCCGCGTTCTATTTTGCGTTTCGATTTGTTTTTTCCTTTTTCACTGCGTACAAAAAAAACCGCAACAAGCGGCCTATTGGAAAGAATATCTTTCCTATCAAAAAAACATAACCAACGAATATCCCGTCGGCGGCGTTCGAAACGCGTTATTCGGAAATCTTACCTCCGCCGACGAATCTCTTTTACAAGAGAAAGACGGGATTCTTTCGATCAATTTTTATCTTCAGAAAACGAATCACGGATTTCGAAACGTTCTTACCACCGAGAAAATTCCGGACAACGTTCCCTATCAAATTCATGCGGATTATTTTCCTTCGTTGTATAAGGATCAAAAAACGTATCGAATGAAACGGAAAACGATTTCGATTCTTCCCTATTACAGTTATCTCGATTTTTTTCAACACGTGGATCGACTTCAGAATTTTTTACGTTCGAGTTCGACCGATTCGAACAAGTTCGCTTCGGTCTCGAGCGCACATCGTTATCTATGTACCGTATCTCATTGCGATTCGGGGAGAATGGAAAATTCTTCCTGGCTTTTATACGAACTCGACGACTCGACGGAAGCGGCCTTTCCGCAGTTTTATAAACGGTTTCATAAACTCTTAAATCAAGTCGCGTATCGAATCACCGTTTTTAAGTCCGGAGAATTCTTAAACGGAATCGAACTTTATAACGATGGAACCAAGACGTATTTGAAGATGCCCCATGTTCCCGCGGGATATTGGAGCAAGCCGGAAACTTTACATGTTCGTGTTTCCGCCTTCGTCCAGGTTTACGGACTCAAAATTGATATTAGAAGTTTAGGATATAGATTGAGGTTTCATTCTTCCAAAAACTACGAAAAAGTTACGGGAGAATTTTCCAAACTTCCGGAAAAGAAAATCAGCGGACGTTTTCTTCAGATCTTTCCACCCGGAATGGTCAACTGGTTTATACCGGGCGACATGGACGAATATTTCGATCAGCTCTTTCTTCTTCTTGTGGAAGGAAGCGACGGGAACGGAGGAAACATATTCGAATCCGAGTCCTTCCGAAACGGGGACAAGATGAAGGTGATTCTAAAATCTCAAGCTGAAATTTTTAGAAATCGTTTTGCACCTTTCCGTTCTTCGAATGAAAAAGACGACGATCCTTCCTTCTGGGACTTTCTTCAGAAAATTCTAATGGAAGACCTTACTTAA
- a CDS encoding c-type cytochrome: MRIIENRGGFSRLLLVCFSLILCFANCKEEENLSPEQKLISQGKGLYVTNCSACHNQNPAVDGAVGPAVKGSNFELLKARIVSGTYPPGYTPKRTSQIMTRLPLNDDQIRGIEAFLNAP; the protein is encoded by the coding sequence ATGAGGATCATTGAAAATCGAGGCGGGTTCTCCCGCCTCTTACTCGTTTGTTTTTCCTTAATTCTCTGTTTTGCAAACTGCAAAGAAGAAGAGAATCTTTCACCCGAACAAAAGCTGATTTCCCAAGGAAAGGGTTTGTATGTTACGAACTGTTCCGCGTGTCATAACCAAAATCCCGCCGTTGACGGGGCGGTTGGTCCTGCGGTAAAGGGTTCTAACTTCGAGTTATTGAAGGCGAGAATCGTAAGCGGCACATATCCTCCGGGTTATACGCCGAAACGCACAAGCCAGATTATGACCAGACTTCCTTTGAACGATGATCAGATTCGCGGTATCGAAGCGTTTTTGAACGCTCCCTGA
- a CDS encoding urate hydroxylase PuuD — translation MEGIALFTSQGLYFIFKWIHFLAGVAWIGLLWYINFVQGSFFAETDADTKKKATQQLVPRVLWWFRWGAMFTFLSGWAMIVYAIVNGTTLSTGQWLAVILGGGLLGSLMWFNVWFVIWPAQKVVIAAAKGETAENPAPRAARGLLASRTNTLLSIPMLFLMGAARNLPISFDVTSAEAHTFLGVILAIIVLVETNALTATPESATFKPIKTVKGVITSGFVLSLIIYILLEVLL, via the coding sequence ATGGAAGGAATCGCTCTTTTTACAAGCCAAGGCTTGTATTTTATCTTTAAGTGGATCCATTTCCTCGCGGGAGTAGCTTGGATCGGACTTCTTTGGTACATTAACTTCGTACAAGGTTCTTTCTTCGCTGAAACCGACGCTGATACAAAGAAAAAAGCGACTCAGCAATTGGTTCCAAGAGTTCTTTGGTGGTTCCGTTGGGGCGCGATGTTTACATTCTTGAGCGGTTGGGCGATGATCGTCTACGCGATCGTAAACGGAACGACTCTCTCAACCGGTCAATGGCTCGCGGTGATTCTCGGCGGCGGCTTACTCGGATCTTTGATGTGGTTCAACGTATGGTTCGTGATTTGGCCCGCTCAAAAAGTTGTGATCGCGGCCGCTAAAGGCGAAACCGCGGAGAACCCCGCTCCCCGCGCCGCAAGAGGTCTTCTTGCTTCCAGAACGAACACGCTTCTTTCGATTCCTATGTTGTTCTTGATGGGGGCAGCAAGAAATCTTCCGATTTCTTTCGACGTAACAAGTGCGGAAGCACATACGTTCTTAGGCGTAATTCTTGCGATCATCGTTTTGGTTGAAACCAACGCGTTAACCGCAACACCTGAAAGCGCGACTTTCAAACCGATCAAAACCGTGAAAGGTGTGATTACATCCGGGTTTGTTCTTTCATTGATTATCTACATTCTTCTCGAGGTTCTGCTTTAA
- a CDS encoding inositol monophosphatase family protein, with the protein MDQPLAPPIDFPLEEVKRRIKSVQSVSGIFIESALKLQKDLKSFAFSTEAEEKDQIHKADEMMGKFIVEYLRQNFPSDSILSEDNYRHEGNNSFRWVLDPIDGSMNFVRGIPLYCVAIGLEHRESPVAGVVFVPGLNTKYSAILSQGAFKNGLRIDVSNTESLARAMLVPSFPTNRKEILNEVISDITAFISCGRSMRRTGSFVLDTCWVAEGLLDGIWEKGVKLWDTAASSVILTEAGGKVTDFNGKRFLSGNSEVVVSNGKVHSQIVDIMRNVRDSIGRN; encoded by the coding sequence ATGGACCAACCACTTGCCCCTCCCATTGATTTTCCTTTAGAGGAAGTCAAACGCAGGATCAAATCCGTTCAATCCGTCTCCGGTATTTTTATCGAGTCCGCTTTGAAACTTCAGAAAGATTTGAAATCTTTCGCCTTTTCCACCGAAGCCGAAGAGAAGGATCAAATTCATAAGGCCGACGAGATGATGGGAAAGTTCATCGTCGAATATCTCAGACAAAATTTTCCATCCGATTCCATTCTTTCCGAAGACAACTATAGACACGAAGGAAATAATTCTTTTCGTTGGGTTTTGGATCCGATCGACGGTTCCATGAACTTCGTTCGAGGAATTCCACTTTATTGCGTCGCGATCGGACTTGAACACAGGGAATCGCCGGTAGCCGGAGTCGTTTTCGTTCCAGGTTTAAACACGAAATATTCCGCCATTCTTTCTCAAGGCGCTTTTAAAAACGGACTGAGAATCGATGTTTCCAACACGGAATCTCTCGCACGCGCGATGCTCGTTCCGAGTTTTCCAACGAACAGAAAAGAAATATTAAACGAAGTCATCTCCGACATCACCGCGTTTATCAGTTGCGGCCGATCTATGAGAAGAACCGGCTCTTTCGTTCTCGATACTTGTTGGGTGGCGGAAGGTTTACTCGACGGAATTTGGGAGAAGGGCGTGAAACTCTGGGACACCGCGGCGAGTTCCGTAATTCTCACCGAAGCGGGCGGAAAAGTAACTGACTTTAACGGAAAACGTTTTCTTTCCGGAAACTCGGAAGTGGTCGTATCGAACGGAAAAGTTCATTCTCAGATCGTAGACATTATGAGAAACGTTCGGGATTCGATCGGAAGAAATTAA
- a CDS encoding LIC_10030 family protein — protein sequence MELNQIEELNRILLSASGQNRSHDIFVDNLHTPFLQFEDSFILPSTSVYGVDFSAAKEFLLQAEQLIPELIGGCHVLPIAKPKKNSNQLFLVKELPSKNGEHDEEKKFVFVVSFILSYLGGAPTPMIVKQPMQGKTASVRTKRIYFSARILPLESFEEKNGVVVDFVTRKYKETEFMVDVDTVPSFNKIQHTYSELFDDVDYSKQISTIHSLLNIDKEIWKPGKVFEPIDVELHTISSRFLESSQERIFEQFESFRHLIDLLLSPESMTIDSIKQEPLHDWLRSFGTERDVTPSGNMLWKILKRK from the coding sequence GGACAAAACCGTTCTCACGATATTTTCGTGGACAATCTTCATACTCCGTTTCTTCAGTTCGAAGACAGTTTTATTCTTCCTTCGACTTCGGTTTACGGAGTGGACTTTTCAGCCGCCAAAGAATTTTTACTACAAGCGGAACAATTGATTCCCGAGTTGATCGGCGGATGTCACGTTCTTCCCATCGCAAAACCCAAAAAGAATTCCAACCAACTTTTTTTAGTGAAGGAACTTCCTTCCAAAAACGGCGAACACGACGAGGAAAAGAAATTCGTTTTTGTCGTAAGTTTTATTCTTTCGTATCTGGGCGGTGCGCCGACTCCAATGATCGTCAAACAACCGATGCAGGGAAAAACCGCTTCGGTTCGAACGAAAAGAATTTATTTTTCGGCGAGAATTCTTCCCTTGGAATCCTTCGAAGAGAAGAACGGAGTCGTAGTAGACTTCGTGACTCGAAAGTATAAAGAGACAGAATTCATGGTCGACGTGGACACCGTTCCTTCGTTTAACAAAATCCAACACACATACTCGGAGCTTTTCGACGACGTGGATTACTCCAAACAGATCTCCACGATTCATTCTTTGCTGAACATAGACAAAGAGATCTGGAAGCCGGGCAAGGTTTTCGAACCGATCGACGTGGAACTTCATACGATCAGCTCTCGATTTTTGGAAAGTTCTCAAGAAAGAATTTTCGAGCAATTCGAGAGCTTCCGGCATTTGATTGATCTTTTATTGTCGCCGGAAAGCATGACTATAGATTCGATAAAACAGGAACCTTTGCACGACTGGCTTCGTTCTTTCGGAACGGAAAGGGACGTAACTCCCTCCGGTAATATGCTCTGGAAAATCCTAAAACGAAAGTAA